One Rosa chinensis cultivar Old Blush chromosome 5, RchiOBHm-V2, whole genome shotgun sequence genomic region harbors:
- the LOC112167941 gene encoding casparian strip membrane protein 2 — MDSKESENIAVTDAKAAAKGKAAEGAHPTADVAMKTKTQTRRGSKKGLAIVDLVLRLGASSAAVAAAYSPLSSEQILPFFTQFLQFHAEYNDLPTFTFFVVANAIAVGYIGLSMPFSIVCIIRPRAIGPRLLLVFCDTVMIALVVAAAGASSAIMYLAHNGNLDSNWLAICMQYTNFCQGLSGAVVASFVAAVFFMLLVVNSTFALKK, encoded by the exons ATGGACTCGAAAGAGAGTGAAAACATAGCAGTTACTGATGCAAAGGCCGCGGCCAAAGGTAAGGCTGCAGAAGGTGCTCATCCTACTGCTGACGTCGCAATGAAAACCAAAACACAGACTAGAAGAGGATCCAAGAAAGGACTAGCAATCGTAGACTTGGTCCTCAGGCTTGGTGCCAGTTCGGCTGCTGTTGCTGCTGCTTACAGTCCATTAAGCTCTGAGCAGATTCTTCCCTTCTTCACACAGTTCCTCCAGTTCCATGCTGAATACAATGATCTCCCGACTTTCAC GTTTTTTGTCGTTGCAAATGCGATTGCTGTTGGATATATTGGCCTCTCCATGCCCTTCTCTATTGTATGCATCATTCGACCACGTGCAATAGGGCCGAGGCTTCTACTGGTTTTCTGTGACACG GTGATGATTGCTCTAGTGGTAGCTGCTGCCGGAGCTTCTTCTGCGATAATGTACTTGGCTCATAACGGAAATTTGGACTCGAACTGGCTTGCTATTTGTATGCAATATACTAACTTTTGCCAGGGACTAAGTGGGGCTGTTGTGGCTTCATTTGTCGCTGCGGTCTTTTTCATGTTGCTGGTTGTGAATTCTACTTTTGCTCTTAAGAAGTAA
- the LOC112165356 gene encoding pentatricopeptide repeat-containing protein At3g25210, mitochondrial, with product MPATLRRVLAATLRRPNILFPQRPPLSSRHVIPDPSFPVTLPSLYHRLLSSSSSAAQNPPDSFRTRTPLEKQFETWVQKLKPGFGPPDVDEALKAQSDPDLALDIFRWTAQQRNYKHNHSTYLTMIKILINGRRYRHAETLLEEVVAGACEISVPLYNSIIRFCCGRKMLFNRAFDVYKKMLNSENCKPTLETYALLLNSLLRRFNNITVCHVYLRSVRSLSKQMKASGVIPDTFVLNMIIKAYSKCLEVDEALQVFREMGLYGCEPNGYTYGYIAKGLCEKGRVGQGLGFYKEMRGKGLVPSSSTYMVVICSLALERRYEDASNVVFDKLSNSMSPDLLTYKTLLEGLCRDGKGEEAFDLLETFRSRDRAMNEKTYKTLLNALHFVNRE from the coding sequence ATGCCGGCGACGTTACGTCGCGTTCTCGCCGCTACTCTCAGACGCCCCAATATCCTCTTTCCTCAACGCCCACCTCTCTCCTCCCGCCACGTAATCCCTGACCCTTCATTTCCGGTCACCCTCCCGTCACTCTATCACCGCCTCctatcctcctcctcctccgccgcccAAAACCCTCCGGACTCATTCCGAACCCGAACCCCACTGGAGAAGCAATTCGAAACATGGGTCCAGAAACTCAAACCCGGATTCGGCCCACCCGACGTCGACGAGGCCCTGAAAGCCCAATCGGATCCCGACCTCGCTCTCGACATTTTCCGATGGACGGCCCAGCAGCGCAACTACAAGCACAACCACTCCACGTACCTCACCATGATCAAAATCCTAATCAACGGCCGCCGCTACCGCCACGCCGAAACCCTACTTGAGGAGGTGGTCGCCGGAGCTTGTGAGATAAGTGTCCCGCTCTATAACTCCATTATTCGATTCTGTTGTGGAAGAAAGATGCTCTTCAATCGTGCTTTTGATGTGTACAAGAAAATGTTGAATTCGGAGAACTGTAAGCCCACTTTGGAAACCTATGCATTGCTGCTTAATTCATTGCTCAGGAGGTTTAATAATATCACTGTTTGCCATGTGTATTTGCGGTCGGTGAGGTCGTTGTCGAAGCAAATGAAGGCTTCCGGTGTGATACCGGATACTTTTGTGTTGAATATGATCATCAAGGCTTATTCCAAGTGTTTGGAAGTTGATGAGGCACTTCAGGTTTTTCGGGAAATGGGGTTGTATGGATGTGAGCCGAATGGTTATACTTATGGTTACATTGCCAAAGGGTTGTGTGAGAAGGGGAGGGTAGgtcagggtttagggttttacaAGGAAATGAGAGGGAAGGGTTTGGTGCCTAGCAGTAGTACTTATATGGTTGTAATTTGCAGTCTTGCTCTGGAGCGGAGATATGAGGATGCGAGTAATGTCGTGTTTGATAAGTTGAGTAATTCTATGTCTCCTGATTTGTTAACTTACAAAACTTTATTGGAAGGATTGTGCCGGGATGGGAAAGGTGAGGAGGCATTTGATCTACTAGAGACTTTTAGGAGCAGGGATAGAGCCATGAATGAAAAGACATACAAGACATTGTTAAATGCATTGCATTTTGTAAATAGGGAGTAG
- the LOC112201947 gene encoding wee1-like protein kinase: MQGAFGCATLLDKSLPIEEGDARYMPSEILNEKHDDLDKADIFSLGVPMYELIRGSPLPEEGPQTLNLKKGKLPLLPGHSLQLQNLLKAMLDPNPVCRPSAKELVENLMFHRVLKNAWA; the protein is encoded by the exons ATGCAG GGTGCCTTTGGATGTGCAACACTACTTGATAAAAGCCTACCAATTGAAGAGGGTGATGCTCGCTATATGCCTTCAGAGATCCTGAATGAGAAACATGACGATCTTGACAAGGCTGATATCTTCTCATTGGGAGTTCCTATGTATGAGCTTATTAGAGGTTCACCGTTACCGGAAGAAGGACCTCAAACCTTAAATCTTAAGAAAGGAAAATTGCCACTGCTTCCTGGTCACTCCTTGCAACTTCAGAACTTGCTCAAG GCCATGTTGGATCCAAATCCAGTCTGCAGACCATCAGCTAAAGAGTTGGTTGAAAATCTAATGTTCCACAGGGTGCTAAAAAATGCATGGGCCTAG
- the LOC112203872 gene encoding NAC domain-containing protein JA2L-like, with protein MAILSNKLPVGVRFLPTDQELLDYYLRTRIAMGDQFRTDFVADCPHFYGDKEPWVVWQIYGGGESKKVEDENTLYFFTHRRRLSPTAKRFDRKVGSGTWSGQYSREVEDDGVVIGLKRDFRYEGGCDESHNDAWLMQEFQLDDDSDLVLCSLRKNPRKGSNTRVVNDKKRKSIPQPRKPKSKRQKKEGTCHQEQGSSSTVHPNYELPYPQMDVHPNYELPYPQMDDLDFYLPEIYPDLFVDDGRDLFTMDDLLGETPVWEEGNNFNLGEEGNNFNLVTGVPLL; from the coding sequence ATGGCAATTCTCTCCAACAAACTCCCAGTGGGGGTCAGGTTCCTTCCCACAGACCAGGAACTGCTCGATTACTATCTCCGCACAAGGATCGCCATGGGTGACCAGTTTCGCACCGATTTCGTCGCCGATTGTCCTCATTTCTACGGAGACAAGGAGCCCTGGGTTGTCTGGCAGATCTACGGCGGCGGTGAGTCCAAGAAAGTGGAGGATGAAAATACTCTCTATTTCTTCACCCATCGGAGAAGGCTGAGTCCCACCGCCAAGAGAtttgatcggaaagtgggttcCGGCACTTGGAGTGGTCAATATTCGAGAGAGGTTGAGGATGATGGTGTTGTTATTGGGCTCAAGCGGGACTTTCGATACGAGGGCGGTTGTGACGAGAGTCACAACGACGCTTGGTTGATGCAAGAGTTTCAGCTTGATGATGATTCGGATTTGGTACTGTGCTCTCTgagaaaaaaccctagaaagGGGAGCAATACCAGAGTAGTTAATGATAAAAAGAGAAAGAGCATTCCACAACCCAGAAAGCCAAAATCTAAAAGGCAGAAAAAGGAAGGGACTTGTCATCAGGAACAAGGCAGCAGCAGTACTGTTCATCCCAATTACGAGTTGCCCTATCCACAAATGGATGTTCATCCCAATTACGAGTTGCCCTATCCACAAATGGATGATCTAGATTTTTATTTGCCTGAGATTTATCCAGATCTGTTTGTTGATGATGGGCGTGATTTATTTACTATGGATGACTTGCTTGGAGAAACCCCAGTTTGGGAGGAGGGCAACAACTTCAATTTGGGGGAGGAGGGCAACAACTTCAATTTGGTTACAGGAGTACCACTTCTTTGA